From Drosophila yakuba strain Tai18E2 chromosome 2L, Prin_Dyak_Tai18E2_2.1, whole genome shotgun sequence, one genomic window encodes:
- the LOC6528343 gene encoding DNA N6-methyl adenine demethylase isoform X31: protein MDLSLERDSSALGSLFQQIINDMKNTSPLWEDFVAKAGKLHTCLRAAIQAIAAYLDAFQKIADAATNSRGASKEIGTALTRVCLRHKAVETRLKTFTSAIMDCLVQPLQERIEDWKRTVATIDKDHAKEYKRCRTELKKRSSDTLRLQKKARKGQTDGLQSLMDSHMQDVTLRRAELEEVEKKSLRSAMVEERLRYCSFVHMLQPVVHEECEVMSELGHLQEAMQSIALVTKEPSVLPQASEELIHDAKASINLYPESPGGGSGSQGGGCSNSLGSRKSSVCSISSMNSSGSSNSPGHHHYPRSLSQFVTPAIRLKPGESSDSGFCSSPALTTQTSNATNQTANVSTWPPHSQDGVDTLPPTADRPHTISTAYEKGHQRPPLTVYTFQNPETIHESGSCLNNGTAAPNGQPLSGQATPATQKSPAASLSRPPLPVRCSSLERPLSAQSNHRQGSGSNLLQRQCPSPIPAHITKELSAAHHAQQQQQQQQNQQPQTPPTYVNMSELATMAALKQTNQQQKTSTPPLQQQSSIDSTCSQHSNDSTGSHQLLQQQQQHPSQQNHHSATATRSHSISSTASSLHSHPSIDSTVACGSLVGQHNHSTSTNTNTNTTSPSSGSSTPQNHYSPLLTNSPTSTAAGTPSGSSLGPGSGLGFVYQVSSPTPPSSEVLKITEQGAAGQDQGTGSANSVADEMDERSRASVLQKASMFEKAAAAAAVAVSPPASIQVASSAPASGGGTRRSEAEQQEMGGAASGGSTRIGRRASINQAKPPPPVRRSSSVTPSPNASVGLQQQPQHATLSQQNHQLSSSSEHLPPPPPFMLDAMAQIPSSALKVSETVRALAAMRHQPASPVSLRRMQQQQQQQQQQQQQQLQQQHQQHVQLQQPLLQSAHNSPSNDDLTVFHDYLDLHAYAQALATGQQPGGQQMANPQRFFHQQQHQHQPPPPPVYQVDATFRTSSPAAGGGGGGSIYAQPKLVNSMSSFRTSSPSPNGHAHPLPPTQPKANPNLIAQLNARLSGKQQQQQQQQQQQQVEGIYGNQQAPGGESIYMRSGLPMSQPQQQQHYDDYATSTNIEKTGSIRAKTKAEFLENLNAKLAKQGMSGRAFAVRNLINSKALMYQNPQKLSRPSAQYRRPPTYPNTSTSTNATCEDQC, encoded by the exons AATACTTCGCCCCTGTGGGAGGACTTTGTGGCTAAGGCCGGAAAACTACACACTTGCTTAAG GGCCGCCATCCAGGCAATCGCCGCCTATTTGGACGCCTTCCAAAAGATAGCCGATGCGGCGACCAACTCAAGAG GCGCCTCAAAGGAGATCGGCACCGCCCTGACCCGCGTTTGCCTCCGACACAAGGCGGTGGAGACACGTCTGAAAACCTTCACCAGCGCCATAATGGATTGCCTGGTGCAGCCGCTGCAGGAGAGGATCGAGGACTGGAAGCGCACGGTGGCCACCATCGACAAAGACCATGCCAAAGAGTACAAGCGCTGTCGCACTGAACTGAAGAAGCGCTCCAGCGACACGCTGCGCCTGCAGAAGAAGGCGCGCAAGGGTCAGACGGACGGATTGCAGTCCCTGATGGACTCGCACATGCAGGATGTCACCCTGCGCCGCGCAGAACTCGAGGAAGTCGAGAAGAAATCCTTGAGGTCGGCCATGGTGGAGGAGCGTCTTCGCTACTGCAGCTTTGTCCACATGCTTCAGCCAGTGGTGCACGAGGAGTGCGAGGTCATGTCAGAGTTGGGTCACCTACAG GAAGCCATGCAGTCAATTGCGCTAGTGACCAAGGAACCCAGTGTCCTGCCCCAGGCCTCCGAGGAGCTAATTCACGACGCTAAGGCCAGCATTAATCTGTACCCGGAGTCTCCAGGTGGCGGTTCCGGCTCGCAGGGCGGCGGCTGCTCCAACTCGCTGGGTTCCCGAAAGAGCTCCGTCTGTTCCATCAGCAGCATGAACAGCAGCGGCTCGAGCAACTCTCCCGGTCACCATCACTATCCGCGCTCCTTGTCGCAG tttgtaaCGCCCGCAATTCGCTTGAAACCTGGTGAATCCAGTGATAGTGGCTTTTGCTCATCGCCAGCTCTAACAACACag ACCTCGAATGCAACGAATCAAACGGCAAATGTCTCAACCTGGCCCCCACATTCCCAGGATGGCGTCGACACACTGCCACCGACCGCGGACCGTCCGCACACCATTTCGACGGCATACGAGAAGGGTCACCAGCGTCCTCCACTGACCGTCTACACGTTCCAAAACCCGGAGACTATTCACGAGTCGGGCAGCTGCTTGAACAACGGAACCGCAGCCCCGAATGGACAGCCCTTGTCTGGACAAGCCACTCCGGCCACCCAGAAATCCCCGGCTGCCTCACTTAGTCGGCCCCCCTTGCCAGTT CGCTGCTCGTCGCTGGAGCGACCCCTTTCGGCCCAGAGTAACCACCGCCAGGGAAGTGGGAGCAACCTGCTGCAGCGCCAGTGCCCCTCACCGATTCCGGCTCATATCACGAAAG AGCTGTCCGCAGCGCATCatgcacagcagcagcagcagcaacagcagaatCAGCAGCCTCAGACGCCACCCACCTATGTGAACATGTCTGAGCTGGCCACCATGGCAGCTTTGAAGCAAACCAACCAGCAGCAAAAGACCTCTACGCCGCctctgcagcagcagagctCCATTGACTCGACCTGCTCCCAGCATTCCAACGACTCCACCGGCTCGcatcagctcctccagcagcagcagcaacatccatCGCAGCAGAATCACCACTCAGCCACTGCCACACGCTCCCATTCCATATCCTCGACGGCCTCGTCACTGCACTCGCATCCGTCGATCGACTCCACCGTCGCTTGCGGCTCGCTGGTGGGCCAACACAACCAcagcaccagcaccaacacGAACACCAACACCACCTCGCCGTCCAGTGGCAGCTCCACGCCACAGAACCATTACTCGCCCCTGCTAACCAACTCCCCCACGTCCACTGCCGCAGGTACTCCCAGTGGCAGCAGCTTGGGTCCTGGGTCCGGTTTGGGATTTGTCTACCAGGTCAGCTCCCCGACACCTCCCTCCAGCGAGGTGCTAAAGATCACCGAGCAAGGCGCAGCAGGACAGGATCAGGGTACAGGATCAGCCAACAGCGTAGCAGATGAGATGGATGAGCGATCAAGGGCCTCTGTCCTGCAGAAGGCTTCAATGTTCGAAAAGGCGGCAGCTGCGGCTGCGGTTGCGGTCTCGCCTCCAGCGTCCATTCAGGTTGCATCCAGTGCCCCAGCTTCGGGAGGCGGAACTCGACGATCCGaggcggagcagcaggaaaTGG GAGGAGCAGCCAGCGGTGGCTCCACGCGCATCGGCCGTCGCGCGTCCATCAATCAGGCCAAGCCACCGCCGCCAGTTAGACGCAGTTCGTCGGTGACCCCCAGTCCCAATGCCTCGGTCGGG ctgcagcagcaaccacagcaCGCGACTCTGTCGCAGCAGAATCACCAACTAAGCAGCTCCAGCGAGCACTtaccgccgccaccgccattCATGCTGGACGCCATGGCCCAGATTCCCAGCTCAGCTCTGAAAGTATCGGAGACGGTAAGAGCCCTGGCAGCCATGCGGCACCAGCCAGCATCACCCGTGTCCCTCAGGCgcatgcagcagcaacagcagcagcaacagcagcagcaacagcagcagcttcagcagcaacatcaacaacatgtgcagctgcagcaaccCCTATTGCAG TCTGCGCACAACTCCCCCTCGAATGATGACCTGACCGTATTCCACGACTATTTGGATCTGCACGCATATGCCCAGGCCTTGGCCACGGGCCAACAGCCAGGCGGTCAGCAGATGGCCAACCCGCAACGCTTTTttcaccagcagcaacatcagcatcagccaccgccgccgcctgtCTATCAAGTGGATGCC ACATTCCGCACCTCATCACCAGCCGCGGGCGGAGGGGGTGGCGGCAGCATATACGCCCAGCCCAAACTGGTCAACAGCATGTCAAGCTTCCGCACCAGCAGCCCCAGTCCCAATGGACATGCTCACCCACTGCCACCGACACAGCCAAAGGCGAATCCGAACCTAATTGCACAGCTCAATGCACGACTCAGcggcaaacagcaacagcagcagcagcaacaacagcagcaacaggtcGAGGGGATCTACGGCAACCAGCAGGCGCCCGGGGGAGAGTCCATCTACATGCGGAGTGGCTTGCCCATGTcgcagccgcaacagcagcaacactaTGACG ACTATGCGACAAGCACAAATATCGAAAAGACTGGCAGTATTCGGGCCAAGACCAAGGCCGAATTCCTCGAGAATCTCAACGCGAAACTGGCAAAGCAGGGAATGTCTGGACGAGCATTTGCCGTGCGAAATCTCATCAACAGTAAGGCCCTG ATGTATCAAAATCCACAAAAACTATCGCGACCCAGTGCGCAATACCGTAGACCACCCACCTATCCCAACACCAGCACATCCACCAATGCCACTTGCGAAGACCAGTGCTAA
- the LOC6528343 gene encoding pneumococcal serine-rich repeat protein isoform X13, which produces MDLSLERDSSALGSLFQQIINDMKNTSPLWEDFVAKAGKLHTCLRAAIQAIAAYLDAFQKIADAATNSRGASKEIGTALTRVCLRHKAVETRLKTFTSAIMDCLVQPLQERIEDWKRTVATIDKDHAKEYKRCRTELKKRSSDTLRLQKKARKGQTDGLQSLMDSHMQDVTLRRAELEEVEKKSLRSAMVEERLRYCSFVHMLQPVVHEECEVMSELGHLQEAMQSIALVTKEPSVLPQASEELIHDAKASINLYPESPGGGSGSQGGGCSNSLGSRKSSVCSISSMNSSGSSNSPGHHHYPRSLSQFVTPAIRLKPGESSDSGFCSSPALTTQTSNATNQTANVSTWPPHSQDGVDTLPPTADRPHTISTAYEKGHQRPPLTVYTFQNPETIHESGSCLNNGTAAPNGQPLSGQATPATQKSPAASLSRPPLPVKPAHVRCSSLERPLSAQSNHRQGSGSNLLQRQCPSPIPAHITKELSAAHHAQQQQQQQQNQQPQTPPTYVNMSELATMAALKQTNQQQKTSTPPLQQQSSIDSTCSQHSNDSTGSHQLLQQQQQHPSQQNHHSATATRSHSISSTASSLHSHPSIDSTVACGSLVGQHNHSTSTNTNTNTTSPSSGSSTPQNHYSPLLTNSPTSTAAGTPSGSSLGPGSGLGFVYQVSSPTPPSSEVLKITEQGAAGQDQGTGSANSVADEMDERSRASVLQKASMFEKAAAAAAVAVSPPASIQVASSAPASGGGTRRSEAEQQEMDKSFEDSIQALNNLIGELDSFQREIDEGKVKPPSSTNNTSSSNNNMTTSSNSSSDNNNPPATSNIEPCAISNQTNSSGCGTDISDTTSDELAGDDMDVRQRDRDRDLLGASDSELSRCYVSETSSLTGGLTAGGYENPTFAHFAANANRDDAVSLASDSVCLGQPRHAYVDTCSDSGSAVVVIYDHQIPNTPDIEFVKQNSEIVVLRTKDPQPHALQLHEMRELQQLPTNLAASPDSSPDSAAGQAPPTATVAPAKQRLSSFRATSEQQLQLLGRGSPQRGKTPSEQAVQSRPQDQHYPQTHQQDIDGSSPPVELARRQLPPKPTSLSVFNGPLPTAGDRPVVPRKSDFKADLDAKIRRQKQKVKQQLQTQQQQQETQQQHQQQAPQEQQHSPQSPQNRNCNVTNQQAANITAFASATATASTDPYPHQNHRMPNQNQTATSNHKQCKTSTMALSPSSPRGHLPLSPSSLSSLPLPATNSSPSNARSSMLSASERPPPPPDHPYVCSNAPANPHHANSITNANVNANAQLKPCITPRPASLSGGAASGGSTRIGRRASINQAKPPPPVRRSSSVTPSPNASVGTFRTSSPAAGGGGGGSIYAQPKLVNSMSSFRTSSPSPNGHAHPLPPTQPKANPNLIAQLNARLSGKQQQQQQQQQQQQVEGIYGNQQAPGGESIYMRSGLPMSQPQQQQHYDAAAQSPNMRQAHSHQHHQQPQQHYTCPPPLEDPPPPPIYAASASATMPKKVARPPTSQNTSHSSAYAAASSTATLPRNMMQHQQRLQQQQQQYQQPASIGIGIGNGNGHLGQRPQLPLPQQKLRAAQQQHLAEQQQQQQQQQHQLQHQQHQQRQPPIPSRHSSVQQKIFVSTNPFIQTTAVKFHSPSASPTCGSPVTGSGSGSLASIYATTSRGGHHHQQQQHQQQQAQQQHYYRDAAGGNSNSNGGAAYYNHNAHAHSPAHHPNYATSTNIEKTGSIRAKTKAEFLENLNAKLAKQGMSGRAFAVRNLINSKALMYQNPQKLSRPSAQYRRPPTYPNTSTSTNATCEDQC; this is translated from the exons AATACTTCGCCCCTGTGGGAGGACTTTGTGGCTAAGGCCGGAAAACTACACACTTGCTTAAG GGCCGCCATCCAGGCAATCGCCGCCTATTTGGACGCCTTCCAAAAGATAGCCGATGCGGCGACCAACTCAAGAG GCGCCTCAAAGGAGATCGGCACCGCCCTGACCCGCGTTTGCCTCCGACACAAGGCGGTGGAGACACGTCTGAAAACCTTCACCAGCGCCATAATGGATTGCCTGGTGCAGCCGCTGCAGGAGAGGATCGAGGACTGGAAGCGCACGGTGGCCACCATCGACAAAGACCATGCCAAAGAGTACAAGCGCTGTCGCACTGAACTGAAGAAGCGCTCCAGCGACACGCTGCGCCTGCAGAAGAAGGCGCGCAAGGGTCAGACGGACGGATTGCAGTCCCTGATGGACTCGCACATGCAGGATGTCACCCTGCGCCGCGCAGAACTCGAGGAAGTCGAGAAGAAATCCTTGAGGTCGGCCATGGTGGAGGAGCGTCTTCGCTACTGCAGCTTTGTCCACATGCTTCAGCCAGTGGTGCACGAGGAGTGCGAGGTCATGTCAGAGTTGGGTCACCTACAG GAAGCCATGCAGTCAATTGCGCTAGTGACCAAGGAACCCAGTGTCCTGCCCCAGGCCTCCGAGGAGCTAATTCACGACGCTAAGGCCAGCATTAATCTGTACCCGGAGTCTCCAGGTGGCGGTTCCGGCTCGCAGGGCGGCGGCTGCTCCAACTCGCTGGGTTCCCGAAAGAGCTCCGTCTGTTCCATCAGCAGCATGAACAGCAGCGGCTCGAGCAACTCTCCCGGTCACCATCACTATCCGCGCTCCTTGTCGCAG tttgtaaCGCCCGCAATTCGCTTGAAACCTGGTGAATCCAGTGATAGTGGCTTTTGCTCATCGCCAGCTCTAACAACACag ACCTCGAATGCAACGAATCAAACGGCAAATGTCTCAACCTGGCCCCCACATTCCCAGGATGGCGTCGACACACTGCCACCGACCGCGGACCGTCCGCACACCATTTCGACGGCATACGAGAAGGGTCACCAGCGTCCTCCACTGACCGTCTACACGTTCCAAAACCCGGAGACTATTCACGAGTCGGGCAGCTGCTTGAACAACGGAACCGCAGCCCCGAATGGACAGCCCTTGTCTGGACAAGCCACTCCGGCCACCCAGAAATCCCCGGCTGCCTCACTTAGTCGGCCCCCCTTGCCAGTT AAGCCAGCCCATGTG CGCTGCTCGTCGCTGGAGCGACCCCTTTCGGCCCAGAGTAACCACCGCCAGGGAAGTGGGAGCAACCTGCTGCAGCGCCAGTGCCCCTCACCGATTCCGGCTCATATCACGAAAG AGCTGTCCGCAGCGCATCatgcacagcagcagcagcagcaacagcagaatCAGCAGCCTCAGACGCCACCCACCTATGTGAACATGTCTGAGCTGGCCACCATGGCAGCTTTGAAGCAAACCAACCAGCAGCAAAAGACCTCTACGCCGCctctgcagcagcagagctCCATTGACTCGACCTGCTCCCAGCATTCCAACGACTCCACCGGCTCGcatcagctcctccagcagcagcagcaacatccatCGCAGCAGAATCACCACTCAGCCACTGCCACACGCTCCCATTCCATATCCTCGACGGCCTCGTCACTGCACTCGCATCCGTCGATCGACTCCACCGTCGCTTGCGGCTCGCTGGTGGGCCAACACAACCAcagcaccagcaccaacacGAACACCAACACCACCTCGCCGTCCAGTGGCAGCTCCACGCCACAGAACCATTACTCGCCCCTGCTAACCAACTCCCCCACGTCCACTGCCGCAGGTACTCCCAGTGGCAGCAGCTTGGGTCCTGGGTCCGGTTTGGGATTTGTCTACCAGGTCAGCTCCCCGACACCTCCCTCCAGCGAGGTGCTAAAGATCACCGAGCAAGGCGCAGCAGGACAGGATCAGGGTACAGGATCAGCCAACAGCGTAGCAGATGAGATGGATGAGCGATCAAGGGCCTCTGTCCTGCAGAAGGCTTCAATGTTCGAAAAGGCGGCAGCTGCGGCTGCGGTTGCGGTCTCGCCTCCAGCGTCCATTCAGGTTGCATCCAGTGCCCCAGCTTCGGGAGGCGGAACTCGACGATCCGaggcggagcagcaggaaaTGG ACAAATCTTTCGAAGATTCAATACAAGcactaaataatttaattggcGAACTAGACTCCTTTCAACGCGAGATAGATGAGGGCAAGGTCAAGCCGCCATCGAGCACCAACAacacaagcagcagcaacaacaatatgaccaccagcagcaacagcagcagcgacaacaacaacccGCCCGCCACTAGCAACATCGAGCCCTGCGCCATCAGCAATCAGACGAACTCGAGCGGCTGTGGAACAGACATATCGGACACCACGTCCGACGAACTGGCCGGCGACGATATGGACGTCAGGCAGCGGGATCGAGATCGGGATCTGCTCGGCGCCAGCGATTCGGAGCTGAGTCGCTGCTATGTGAGCGAGACGAGTTCGCTGACCGGTGGTCTAACGGCCGGCGGCTACGAGAATCCCACTTTCGCGCACTTTGCGGCCAATGCGAATAGAGATGACGCTGTTTCCCTGGCCTCCGACAGCGTTTGTCTCGGCCAGCCGCGCCATGCCTACGTGGATACTTGCAGCGACAGCGGCAGTGCCGTGGTGGTGATCTACGACCACCAGATTCCCAACACGCCCGACATTGAGTTCGTGAAGCAGAACTCCGAGATTGTGGTGCTGCGGACCAAGGATCCGCAGCCCCACGCGCTCCAGCTGCACGAGATGCGcgagctgcagcagttgcCCACGAATTTAGCCGCTTCACCGGACTCCTCGCCGGACTCGGCCGCTGGCCAGGCGCCACCAACAGCAACTGTGGCGCCCGCCAAGCAGCGACTCTCCTCGTTTCGCGCCACCAGTgagcagcagttgcaactcCTCGGACGCGGCAGTCCGCAAAGAGGTAAAACACCCAGTGAGCAGGCGGTACAGAGCAGACCACAGGACCAGCATTATCCACAGACACATCAGCAGGATATTGATGGCAGTAGTCCACCAGTAGAACTTGCAAGGCGCCAGCTGCCCCCCAAGCCCACAAGCTTGAGCGTTTTTAACGGCCCCCTCCCCACTGCGGGCGATAGGCCTGTTGTGCCCCGAAAGTCGGATTTTAAGGCCGATCTAGATGCAAAAATACGCAGGCAAAAGCAGAAAGTTAAACAGCAGTTGCAgacgcaacagcagcagcaagaaacgcagcagcagcatcagcagcaagcACCACAAGAACAGCAACACTCACCACAGTCGCCCCAAAACAGAAACTGTAATGTCACTAATCAACAAGCCGCCAATATTACTGCATTTGCATCTGCAACCGCAACAGCATCCACAGACCCGTACCCGCATCAAAATCATAGAATGCCAAACCAAAATCAGACAGCCACATCCAATCACAAGCAGTGCAAGACGTCCACAATGGCATTGTCACCGTCATCACCTCGCGGCCATCTGCCATTATCACCGTCATCGCTATCGTCATTACCATTACCAGCCACCAATTCATCACCATCCAATGCTCGGTCATCGATGTTGTCCGCCAGTGaacgaccaccaccaccacccgaTCATCCATATGTGTGCTCCAATGCCCCAGCCAATCCCCACCATGCCAATAGCATTACCAATGCCAATGTCAATGCCAATGCCCAGCTCAAGCCGTGCATTACGCCCCGGCCGGCTTCGTTGTCGG GAGGAGCAGCCAGCGGTGGCTCCACGCGCATCGGCCGTCGCGCGTCCATCAATCAGGCCAAGCCACCGCCGCCAGTTAGACGCAGTTCGTCGGTGACCCCCAGTCCCAATGCCTCGGTCGGG ACATTCCGCACCTCATCACCAGCCGCGGGCGGAGGGGGTGGCGGCAGCATATACGCCCAGCCCAAACTGGTCAACAGCATGTCAAGCTTCCGCACCAGCAGCCCCAGTCCCAATGGACATGCTCACCCACTGCCACCGACACAGCCAAAGGCGAATCCGAACCTAATTGCACAGCTCAATGCACGACTCAGcggcaaacagcaacagcagcagcagcaacaacagcagcaacaggtcGAGGGGATCTACGGCAACCAGCAGGCGCCCGGGGGAGAGTCCATCTACATGCGGAGTGGCTTGCCCATGTcgcagccgcaacagcagcaacactaTGACG CAGCTGCGCAATCGCCGAACATGAGACAGGCTCATTCccatcagcaccaccaacagccgcagcagcacTACACTTGTCCGCCTCCTCTGGAGGATCCCCCACCGCCGCCCATTTACGCCGCCAGTGCATCGGCCACGATGCCCAAGAAGGTTGCCCGTCCGCCCACTAGCCAGAACACGTCTCACTCGAGCGCCTATGCAGCAGCCTCGTCCACGGCCACGCTGCCCAGGAATATGATGCAGCACCAGCAAAggttgcagcagcagcagcaacagtatCAACAGCCAGCAAGTATAGGCATAGGCATTGGCAACGGCAATGGACACCTAGGTCAGCGTCCGCAGTTGCCGCTTCCCCAGCAGAAGCTTAGAGctgcacagcagcagcatttggcggagcagcagcagcagcagcaacaacagcaacatcagctgcagcatcagcaacaccagcaacgCCAGCCACCCATTCCTTCACGCCACTCGAGTGTGCAGCAAAAGATATTCGTCTCTACAAATCCATTCATACAGACAACGGCCGTCAAGTTTCACTCGCCCTCGGCCTCGCCCACGTGCGGCTCGCCCGTTactgggtctgggtctgggtccTTGGCCAGCATTTATGCCACAACCTCGCGTGGCGGCcaccatcaccagcagcagcagcatcagcagcagcaggctcagcagcagcactacTATCGCGATGCTGCTGGGGggaacagcaacagcaacggcggCGCTGCCTACTATAACCACAatgcccatgcccattccCCGGCACATCATCCAA ACTATGCGACAAGCACAAATATCGAAAAGACTGGCAGTATTCGGGCCAAGACCAAGGCCGAATTCCTCGAGAATCTCAACGCGAAACTGGCAAAGCAGGGAATGTCTGGACGAGCATTTGCCGTGCGAAATCTCATCAACAGTAAGGCCCTG ATGTATCAAAATCCACAAAAACTATCGCGACCCAGTGCGCAATACCGTAGACCACCCACCTATCCCAACACCAGCACATCCACCAATGCCACTTGCGAAGACCAGTGCTAA